The genomic segment GCCATCGGTCAGTTCGACGATGACCTGCTGGATCGGATCGTCGTAATCCTTCGGGTTGACGCATTCGGTCGCACCGAGCTGCTTGGCGAATTCGAACTTGTCGGGATTGATATCGATCGCGATGATCCGCGAGCAGTTCGCCATGCGCGCGCCCTGGATCACCGACAGGCCAATCGCTCCCAGCCCGAATACTGCCACGGTGGACCCTTCCTCGACCTTGGCGGTATTGAACACCGCGCCAATGCCCGTGGTCACACCGCAACCCAGCAGACAGACCTTGTCCAGCGGGGCCTCCTTGCTGACCTTGGCCAACGAGACTTCAGGAACCACGGTGTACTCGGAGAACGTTGAAGTCCCCATGTAGTGGTAGATTTCCTGGCCCTTGCAGGTGAACCGGCTCGTGCCGTCGGGCATCAGACCCTGGCCCTGGGTCTCGCGAACGGCGCCGCACAGGTTGGTCTTGCCGGATTTGCAGAATTTGCACTCGCCGCACTCGGCGGTATACAGCGGAATGACGTGATCGCCGGGGGCGACCGAGGTGACGCCTTCGCCGACTTCCTCGACCACACCGCCGCCTTCATGCCCGAGAATGCGCGGGAAAAAACCCTCAGGATCGGCGCCCGACAGGGTGAAGGCGTCGGTATGACACACCCCGGTGGCCACGATACGCACGAGCACTTCGCCCTTTTTCGGCGGCGCGACTTCGACTTCTTCCAGACTGAGCGGCTTGCCCGCTTCCCAGGCAACGGCTGCGCGAGATTTCATGGCTTCTCCTTCCGTAAACGCAAAAAGCGCTGATTCGTTCTTGTATGAAACACAGGAATCGAGTCTAGCGCATCGGCCATCCTTATACGCAACCAAAATTTCCTTGCATGCCCGTGCGCCGCTGTACAGACTTTCGCGCCTGAACCCTGACGACCCGATCCCGCCATGCTCGACTGTATCGAACTCGAACCCGACCAGCCCGCCACCGCCAGCGTGATTTGGCTGCACGGCCTGGGCGCCGACGGCAACGACTTCGTGCCGATTGTCGACGAACTCGGGCTCGGCACCGATCATCGTGT from the Salinisphaera sp. T31B1 genome contains:
- a CDS encoding S-(hydroxymethyl)glutathione dehydrogenase/class III alcohol dehydrogenase — protein: MKSRAAVAWEAGKPLSLEEVEVAPPKKGEVLVRIVATGVCHTDAFTLSGADPEGFFPRILGHEGGGVVEEVGEGVTSVAPGDHVIPLYTAECGECKFCKSGKTNLCGAVRETQGQGLMPDGTSRFTCKGQEIYHYMGTSTFSEYTVVPEVSLAKVSKEAPLDKVCLLGCGVTTGIGAVFNTAKVEEGSTVAVFGLGAIGLSVIQGARMANCSRIIAIDINPDKFEFAKQLGATECVNPKDYDDPIQQVIVELTDGGVDYSFECIGNVNIMRSALECCHKGWGESTIIGVAGAGEEISTRPFQLVTGRVWRGSAFGGVKGRTQLPGYVERYMNGEINIDDFVTHDLPFEKINEAFKLLHDGEAIRSVLHF